One genomic window of Cannabis sativa cultivar Pink pepper isolate KNU-18-1 chromosome 2, ASM2916894v1, whole genome shotgun sequence includes the following:
- the LOC115720143 gene encoding uncharacterized protein LOC115720143 produces MGTSKSASHSKTKSMSRTRSVSKTRSVSNYSQLDLREHLNWKKLYLRQQLGQKQEYLIQLQINELEEKFKRYQVGELGRQSEYNSDEDLEPYHPDIMSTPFPSGFENSHVSSYDRTTDMVSHLNNFNTIMRASNVTINLRCILFPTSLVGAASSWFNKFTHHSITSWEQLSKDFKKQFQAARDRRLEATSLTNIKQQPGETLKAYLSRFSTAAARVRNLDDSTQLSALQARISTNPSTIGGKLWHNLQGRLVRNITEFNERAQVFVRKEEARKEINFLKISSGSKPINISTSTVSTRIDNSCSKRKDGSKEPSEDKKQKKHDKYVPVYTICTELNETRENIYLAHEQKVAFGKPEPMRNARSKRDPNKYCKIHKEIGHTTDECRQLKDEIKSVIA; encoded by the coding sequence ATGGGAACCAGTAAATCCGCTAGTCACTCAAAGACAAAGTCTATGAGTAGGACGCGATCTGTGAGTAAGACGAGGTCTGTCAGCAATTACTCCCAACTGGATCTGCGAGAGCACTTGAATTGGAAGAAACTTTACCTTCGCCAACAGCTCGGTCAAAAGCAAGAGTATCTCATCCAATTACAGATAAACGAGCTGGAGGAGAAGTTCAAGAGATATCAAGTTGGGGAACTAGGGAGACAATCTGAATACAACTCAGACGAGGATCTTGAGCCATATCATCCAGATATCATGAGTACCCCTTTTCCTTCGGGATTCGAAAACTCGCATGTCTCGTCGTATGACAGAACCACTGATATGGTCTCGCATTTAAACAACTTTAATACAATAATGCGAGCGAGTAATGTGACGATCAATTTACGTTGTATTTTGTTCCCCACCTCGCTTGTTGGAGCAGCAAGCAGCTGGTTTAACAAGTTTACTCACCATTCAATAACTTCCTGGGAGCAGCTATCCAAGGATTTCAAGAAACAGTTCCAGGCTGCTAGGGATAGACGACTCGAAGCGACCTCGCTAACCAATATAAAGCAGCAGCCCGGTGAGACACTTAAGGCATACTTAAGTCGTTTTAGCACGGCTGCAGCTAGGGTTAGGAATTTGGATGACAGTACACAACTTAGCGCCCTTCAGGCGAGGATCTCTACTAATCCATCAACTATAGGGGGCAAGCTGTGGCACAACTTACAAGGTCGTCTAGTAAGAAACATAACTGAGTTCAACGAAAGGGCTCAAGTATTCGTTCGGAAAGAAGAAGCCCGaaaggaaattaattttttgaaaataagctCGGGAAGCAAACCCATCAACATTTCAACAAGTACTGTTTCCACGAGAATTGATAACTCATGTTCGAAGAGAAAGGACGGTTCTAAGGAACCGTCAGAGGATAAAAAACAGAAGAAGCACGATAAGTACGTGCCAGTGTATACTATTTGtaccgagcttaatgaaactcgagAGAATATATATCTCGCACATGAGCAAAAGGTTGCCTTCGGCAAGCCTGAGCCCATGAGGAATGCGAGGAGCAAAAGAGATCCTAACAAGTATTGTAAAATCCATAAAGAGATTGGGCATACGACCGATGAATGTCGCcaattgaaagatgagataAAAAGTGTCATCGCTTGA
- the LOC133034029 gene encoding uncharacterized protein LOC133034029 — translation MRKGGDDDDKKMNEQNMIRNMLNDTMVVIDKSIQKINNKLDGHNEAEWNKVDQMVVSIAVRKLFWENRNHVSDWRSLTKSLCNKYESVLAQRISQKVVPSIEKVRSTSSLLDEIVEQWLLFDIYRRNLEIIFETVGEIQHIITNVFPMSLYKMSKIIFCKVVWKEFHVQIDHLLTRKIDEGAFRNVDDNLCFDDGTIKLNNFYHEMKHIQEYVYPQLPRTFAILTEKNIVHYNI, via the exons ATGAGGAAGGGGGGCGATGATGATGATAAGAAAATGAATGAGCAGAATATGATAAGAAATATGTTGAATGATACGATGGTGGTCATAGATaaatcaattcagaaaattaataataagcTTGATGGTCATAATGAGGCAGAATGGAATAAAGTCGATCAAATGGTTGTCTCCAT AGCGGTCCGCAAATTGTTCTGGGAAAATCGTAATCATGTAAGCGATTGGAGATCTTTGACGAAATCCCTTTGCAATAAATATGAGAGTGTTTTGGCACAAAGGATTTCACAAAAG gTTGTTCCTTCAATAGAGAAAGTGAGAAGTACAAGTTCATTGCTGGATGAAATTGTGGAGCAATGGTTATTATTTGACATTTACAGAAGAAATTTAGAGATCATTTTTGAAACTGTGGGGGAAATTCAGCATATAATTACAAATGTTTTTCCTATGTCCTTATATAAAATGTCAAAAATAATCTTTTGTAAAGtg GTATGGAAAGAATTCCACGTTCAAATCGACCACCTACTAACTCGAAAG ATTGATGAAGGGGCGTTTAGGAATGTTGATGATAACCTATGCTTTGACGATGGAACGATTAAACTTAATAATTTCTACCATGAAATGAAGCATATACAAGAATATGTTTACCCCCAACTGCCAAGAACTTTTGCTATCTTAACAGAAAAGAATATAGTGCACTATAATATatga
- the LOC133034483 gene encoding uncharacterized protein LOC133034483, whose protein sequence is MFQGWCFTANNAWHKGGRIIVAWNSHKFTVNIISCSSQLVHLFVTMVDKGGSFFVSFVYGFNNANGRSVLWEELQRCNTVEPWLILGDFNEILSKEERIGDKARFIALDFQSCINICQLEDVKFSGSFFTWSNKQQGSDCIFSKIDRVLANQAWLDRFKNAEAVFLCEGIFDHTPVVLSIYPDTLGGKKPFKYFRMWKQHPQYDQRIKEIWQQEKKGTRMFQVVTKLKELKSVFKEINKEGFNEIHIAEKQARDRLTEAQKALQADPLNFELQEMELATRNEQRRMQNNIISIEKADGERVDDSIAVTDVFLQHYTSFLNAKMETRKRVQMKVIRQGPVLSNQHISLLEAEFSKEEVKAAIFSIPGTKAPGPDGYSSFFFQDNWDLVGNDIPEAVTSFLHSGKLLKEINSTVLTLIPKVRCPNTVSDYRPIACCNVLYKIATKLICSRLKLILSDIVSQNQGGFVTVRYIAHNIMICQDLIRHYGRKSTRPNCMIKLDLQKAYDTLDWDFLEEMLNALNFPS, encoded by the exons ATGTTTCAAGGATGGTGTTTTACGGCGAATAATGCGTGGCATAAGGGAGGTCGAATTATAGTAGCTTGGAATTCTCATAAGTTCACAGTCAACATTATTAGCTGCTCTAGTCAGCTAGTTCATTTGTTTGTTACAATGGTAGATAAAGGAGGTAGTTTCTTTGTTTCCTTTGTTTACGGTTTTAACAATGCTAATGGGAGGTCTGTACTGTGGGAAGAGCTGCAAAGATGTAATACAGTTGAGCCGTGGTTAATATTAGGGGATTTTAATGAAATTCTGTCAAAAGAGGAAAGGATTGGTGATAAAGCTCGGTTTATTGCTTTGGATTTTCAGAGTTGTATAAATATTTGTCAGCTGGAAGATGTAAAATTTAGTGGAAGTTTTTTCACTTGGAGTAATAAGCAGCAGGGATCGGActgtattttctcaaaaattgaTCGGGTCTTAGCTAATCAGGCTTGGCTAGACAGATTCAAGAATGCTGAGGCTGTTTTTCTCTGTGAAGGAATTTTTGATCATACACCTGTTGTGTTGAGTATATATCCGGATACTTTGGGGGGTAAAAAACCCTTTAAGTATTTTCGGATGTGGAAGCAACACCCGCAATATGATCAAAGAATCAAGGAAATTTGGCAGCAGGAGAAAAAGGGTACGAGAATGTTTCAAGTAGTCACAaagttgaaggaattgaaaAGTGTCTTTAAAGAGATTAATAAGGAGGGCTTTAATGAGATCCACATTGCTGAAAAACAAGCTAGAGACAGGCTAActgaagctcagaaagcgctgCAAGCAGATCCACTAAACTTTGAGCTTCAAGAGATGGAGCTAGCAACAAGGAATGA GCAAAGGAGAATGCAAAACAACATCATCTCTATTGAAAAAGCAGATGGGGAACGAGTTGATGACTCGATAGCAGTTACTGATGTTTTTCTGCAACATTACACAAGTTTTCTCAATGCTAAGATGGAAACAAGGAAGAGGGTACAAATGAAAGTTATTAGGCAGGGGCCGGTTCTATCAAATCAGCATATATCCTTGTTGGAAGCAGAATTTTCAAAAGAGGAAGTGAAGGCTGCTATATTTAGCATTCCTGGAACAAAAGCGCCTGGGCCAGATGGATATAGTAGCTTTTTCTTCCAGGATAATTGGGATCTTGTAGGCAATGATATACCTGAAGCAGTTACCTCCTTTTTACACTCTGGGAAGCTGCTAAAGGAGATCAATTCAACAGTCCTTACTCTCATTCCAAAAGTCAGATGTCCTAACACTGTAAGTGACTATCGCCCAATTGCTTGTTGCAATGTCCTGTACAAAATAGCTACAAAGCTTATATGTTCTAGGCTCAAACTAATTCTCTCTGATATTGTTTCTCAAAATCAAGGAGGGTTTGTTACAGTTAGATATATAGCTCATAATATTATGATATGTCAGGACTTGATAAGACATTATGGTAGGAAATCTACAAGGCCGAATTGTATGATTAAGCTCGACTTGCAAAAAGCTTATGATACATTAGATTGGGACTTCCTTGAGGAGATGTTGAATGCTCTTAATTTTCCATCTTAA